A segment of the Doryrhamphus excisus isolate RoL2022-K1 chromosome 7, RoL_Dexc_1.0, whole genome shotgun sequence genome:
AGGTGATGTTGACGGGCCCGGTGATGGTGACCGGGTGCTGAAGGCTGACCGGCGAGGTGATGTTGACCGTGTTGGCGCTAATGGTGACGGCGTTGTTGTTGGGGTTGCCGCGGTTCAGCGCCGTGGTGATGGGAGCCGTGACGGTCACCGGGGTGGCGGAGGCCGAGTTGCAGACCTCGCTGCCGTCTGGGGAGGAACAAGAAGTGCGGTCTTAGCTCAGGACCCATCTTGAACACCACAGTCCAACCGCAAAGTGGGAATGCCGACCCGCCTGCCCAAAGCCCTCATTGATGCACTTTGAATACATTTGACCCCATAACCATCTACTTTATGCATTGGAAAGGATTTCtcagtatcagcattcgggagcaagtatgaggtgaaagaagaagggggaaaatacatccaaatacatccatacagccctcttaataataatttttaaatattcccagataggcttttttactcacaaacatttataatttaaatctagtatcataaataaactcaTCTTATttggagctgacacaaataaacaaaaacatgttagtgtgagaggtctcactcgctcacattttggatttgctgaacgtttgtgggcaagtttaagagctaatatgctaataatacagaaaaataataacacaaaacatgcttgctgactttattgttttaaataataggccataattcccaaattgatatccttttacataaaatttgatgtaattatcgatGTGGATGCACATGGAATCGTTTAACACAAAGATTTTTCCCctacttaatatatatataaactttttttacatttctatctgcgattaaatgctgAGTTAACTATAGACAAATGTGAtgaatcacgatcaaatattttaaatgattgacagccctaattttcatgtatttaaaaaaaatatgtttttgaagtgatgtattttacatttccatggattaaaaaaaagtgtgtatcTGACATTTTGGGTGTTTCAGCATTTTTTCGTAGATTTTTAGCAATTTCAGAGTAAAAAATATCACCGGGGGTGCAACTGGCACGCGTGCTGCACTTTGGAAACCACTGCTTTTTTAGCTGTTGGCCTGACGTGACATCAACTACGTGAGCAATAAATAGGTGTGCCATTAGAGAGCATGCAGCTGGAGCTGATGGATGCATAATTAGGCTGGCCCTGAGGTGTACCTCAAGTATTCTGACACCATATACAGCACAATATACAGCACAGTTCCGAACCGTAATTCACACTTCTTCAGGGGGAGAAATACCTTTGTTGCAAGCGCTGAAGTTGCTCTGTCCGTGAGTCTTCAGATGGCTGGTGATGTACGCCGCACTCAGCATCTTCCCACAGATGCTGCACGTCACCTTGCCCTCATGTCTGATCATGTGAGAACGCAGCCGGTCTTTGGTGGCAAAAGCAGAGGTGCACgcctgcacacgcacacacacacaccggattAGAGGGTGAAGAATGACAACAAGCAAACAGTCAGACGGAGTAGCGACTCCTACCGTCACTTGACATTTGAACGGTCGTTCGGAAGAATGAACGTGCTTCACGTGGCAACTCAAGTGGTCTGGTCTGGAAGAAACACAGTCATTCAAGAATCTACAGTAGAACCTGAGCGTGAGCTCCAGTTAGCATCAATGCAGCAGgcatcttgtcatgttattaacaCTGCACTATCGTATGGTTTTATCACAGAACTATGATGATTTGATTTATACAGCGCTTCACATTTAACTCAGTTATTTCCACCTCTGTCACACACTGCTGGTATACTACGTCTGTAGACACAGCTGTCCTGGGGCAGTCTGACAGAAACGAGGCACCTACGGCCTCTCTGACCtccaccaaacattcatacaCCAGCGTGGGCAGCGCACACGCATAAAGGCACAATGTGGCAGCCAGGTTTGTGTTCTTCAACAGTGTCTCTCACCTTCTTTACTCTTTGGCTCCGTTATTCTGACCGGAtaccaaaagaaaagcagaagaACTCCTGGCAGAAGAGGAAGGCTGATGTTGCTGCCAGTCATTGCTCTCTGCATGTACAACCAGAAAAACATATCTGGCTTTCTGGAGGGGGTGAATTGGACTTTGTTGTCTTGGGTTGGAGAATGTTTTGGCGAGGAAGGGATTGagacgctaaccaaggtcgCACTGTAACGTCATTTATCAGTGGTCAAGAGGCGTACCATTCAGACTGAACCGTAAGACGACTAGCACGACTTGGCTTTTCTGCTCACATGCTAAGGTAGCGCTAGCAACGATAATGGGGGGCTCGGCCAAATCCTTCAAAGTTGAGTCAGTCAGTTGATTCTCCGCGCTCAATCATGCGTGATTTAGTTTGGCCTAGTTTCAGGAAGCACCACACTGAGATGGTGAAGCATTATCCTGTTTACTCCCCGTAAAGTGGCAGTTGACATGGCCTCCATTTCCCCGCATGAACACAACAGAGGAATATGCAAGACTGGTGGTCAGTTTTTCTGCTGCAAAATTTGCTCAGCAtctgaggatgaggagggaaATGTAGGCCATGTTAGCGCAACTTCATGAACGCTGCACTGGTAGGAAGGCAAAAACACTACGGGGCAGTTTTATTCCATAACACACTTAGCACTGACCAACAACAAGCTTCGTCCTTCTCGTGCGAAGGCGGCCACAGGTTGGCTATAAAGTCTTTGGGGTGCTTGTGCTGTCATGCTTTCCCTTAGCAGCTCCTTCCTCGCGGCTGACCTTTAAGCGTGCATCTCCAGTCTTCATGACAGTCAGCTTGGCGTGGATCCACGGCTGACAGCTGGATGCTTTTGGTGAAGCTGAGCGCTGAATGGCGTTAGCGAGGTGACTAAGGGTGGCGGTGTTGGCGACCGCTTCCGAACCGGAAAGTTTCATTTCATTCGTCTGGAATCCCTTTTATTGCTTGTACGCACAAAGCGGCGCTTCTGGGCGGTGCTATGAAGCAGATATTTTTGGGGGTTGCTATTCTGCCCCAGATGGCGTGGAGTGCAGACAGTGCATGGCAACAGATCCAGCTAAGTGGCAGTGAGTCAGTGGCCTTTTCTTGGCTGGACATTCTGCCTTCCCAGCAGGCAGATGAATGCCTCAGCCACGTCACTGTGCTGGAGCCATGCCTGTCCGTGTCTTAGCATCACCGTGGAACATCACCGTGCCACCGACACGACCGTTAACCTGTCATGTCCAGGAAAACACTCCTGCATCATCACCCCATCATACCAACATGAATAAGATAGATATAGTCATGCATGTTGCTTACGTCCAGCCCAGCATTGCATCCTTGCACACGGTAATTGCACTTGCAGGCTCGTCATGACCTTTTCATCACATGGAGTCGACTGCAGCCTAGCTCCTTGATGTGTAGCTGGTGGGTGTTCCAAGCTACAGCGGACAGTCAAGGTGCCTCCAATGAAGCCATACTGCACTGACAGGTGAGGGTGGTAAATGGTCTGTCACTTGTACAGCGTCTCCATCTCCAAGGCCCTCAAAGGGCTGTTAGCACATTAACCCACTGATGACGCAATATACGCACTATAGCCTAGCTTTGCAGCTGGTGGCGGTTTGAAGCTAAACGGCAGACGTTCAAGGTGTGCTTGCCGCACTAATTAACTAGCGTTACGGCGACGACTTACTGCACTTCCAATGTTCCTGTCATTTGTCGCTATCGTCTGTGGAGTAGAAATTGTGCGCATAATTTGCAAAAAGCACATCAATAATGACTTCCACTGCTAATCATTTTAAATGACGCGCCAACCCCCCAATACTGTCATACCCATTTCACCTACAAGTAAGGCTGGCCGATATGGAGGAAAACTCATTTCCCAAGATACCGGTTCAGTGCTTAAAGGAAATACCACATTTGAAAAACAACCATCTATGGGTCAGCCCTACCAACCACTAACTGTTACCCGATAGACAGAAGAGCCGTGTGAAGAGGAGTGCATGCTGGGAGAATGTGTCGTATTATTTTCCTCCAGTGAAACAGTGTTAAAGGCTGAAGGCCTGGATGAAGGTAGTTTTACCTGGAAAAGCCTTTCCCACAGACGGAGCACACGTAGGGCTTATGGACCCCACCATCATGAGAGCGAACGTGGTAGGTCATGCGGTCCTTCCTTTTGAAGCGCTGATGGCAGATAGGGCACTCGAAGGGCTTTTCATCCGAATGGGAGAGCTTGTGGCGGTTCAGGTGGTAAACATCACGGAAGGCTTTGCCGCACATCTCACACCCATGGTTTTTCTTGACAGGCTTGGCAGGTTTCTTGGGGACAGCCTGCTGTTGTATGTTGCCCATTGCGGACGATGCCATGATGCCTGCGCCCGAAGAAACGGACGTGGTTGCTGTGGAGAGGATGCCCGCCGCTGTGGAGATGTAGGAAGCGTTGCCATTGTTCTCTCGTGTCATGGTGGAGATCATTGGGACCATGGTGGGGGCCGTCTGGGCAGTCTTCTTTGGCCGTGACACCATTTTGATACCCGTGTGGCTGGACTCATGGCGTCGGAGGTGGTAGCTGTCACGGAAGGCCTTGTTGCAGTATCCACAAACGAAGGGTGTTTTGCCTTTGTGCTCCTTCTTTATTCCAAGCAACGGCCGTGCGCCTCCTCCCCCCGCCACATTGTCTTTGAGGAGATCTGCAGCATTGGGGGGGGCTTTCTGTTCGAGTTGGATGGGCAGAATAGGCTTTTGGTCGATTGGTTCGCTCCCTGCGTTAAGAAGAGGCAGTAGGCTGTTCTGGGCCACCTGGTGCTGGTGGTGGAGGGCTTCATTGGCCTGCTATGGGAAACAACACACAGTCAGTATCGGATATACTCACCGTCAGGTGACCAACAGAATTTCAGCTACCATTTATCTGCATTCGGCTTGGGCGATATGGACTTTAACATGTATCACCGTATATTTGGGAAGTATCACGATAAGACCATATAAATGTTACATTCatcagagtcttgtataaaaagctacaaaccctAAGCCATATGATGAAATAGACTtgcctcaaatggtaaagcacatgtatttcttggtaacaatctggctaacTGTTCAAATGGATgacagcctctgcacacattgctactaaatctccAACCAACTGTAACGCCTGTGCTtgtcatgaaggaagatgtagtacCCATgaaattccaactgcatatggacgatatttttatgacactcttgttttgtttacgcaaGCATGGGGCAGACGGCGCTCTTAATTTGAAGGACGGTCACGGAAGTGTGTTCCGTGTGTGGAGAATGTCTATTTCCATCTAAGACGAgctgtgttcaaaataaacgTGCTTCTGGTATTTgtttcactcaacattttcctttTCCTATCGTTGGAAGAATCTATATATCAAAAATATCGCCTAATCCTAATCTGCATCCGTAGGACATTTATTAGCCATTCCCACAAAGGTGGTCCTCTGGAAAGATCCTAATGGTTTCCATGTTGGAAACCATTCCTAGACTGTCATGTTCGCAAGTTGGATTTCACTCACAAGTAGGGCTGCAACGATTATTCAAATAATTCCAGTACTTCGATTACAAaaactattgtttttttcatctgcttCAAAGAATTGCTTACATGAACAACGCGCCATCCCAAGCAGAGGACGAAGAAGGAAGCGGGTGTTTAAAGACGTGGGTAGATTGAAGAAGCAACAAGGTAatgaaagagaaggaaaactacaagttaaaaaacatacagaaaatgTGGCTAAAAACCGTGACATGTATCCGTTGGAACGCGGCACTTCCCACAATAGCAGTCTCCTCCTGATTCGCCATCGACAAAGTGCGCCAACAACGGAGTCTCAGTGCTTGCTGGTAAGGTGCAACACCTTTCCTAAACCTAGGAAAAACCCAGCAGCTAAAGTAAAAGCTGTGGTTTTCTCACTTACTCCAAACTTTCTCTTATGGGGATCATCTAAACAACACGACAGAGCTTGGAATCCCATTCTACTCCTCCACGACTGGGGATGTACTGCAGGCAGCAGCAAAGGTGAGACTATGGTGAGAGCAACAGGGGCTGGAGAATCTGGCCTCCAGAAAGGGACTGGTCATGAATGACACCCATAGAAAAGAATCCGGCCATGCTGATTCATCCTCTGACTGAAGCAAGCATTCCAATCAGAAGGCAGCTAGCATGCTGCCAAAAAGCCTCTCAAGAGCAGGCCATTCTTTTTGCGATGGAACCACTACAAATTCATGTAATCACAAGTTGGAATGCGGCACAGACACTTATTGGTTTGGTACCCTGCCACAAGTAGAATTTTACCTTTAACAACCTTTCTCTGATGCGGATCGGACAGGTTGGCGGTCGGGCTGGGACGACAAAAAATACGCAGATGCAAGAACTGCACGTTGATGTGTCGTCACTCAGAATCAAAAAATGGCGGCATCAAGTAGCGGGGGAGAAGaaaatcttattttctctgattatacgGTAGCTGCTATGTTGGCTAATATGAgcgtaaagccatttaaagttGCAAGGAAGTCTTGGTCGTCCATCGATCCGATGATGACTGTCCTCCTGTGTGAAGTTTttgtcacgtgtgtgtgtgggagcaaGGAAACTGTCCGGGTTGGTCAGGATTGGTGGTTAACGCctggtgttatttcctgtcactTTTgccagtcgggtctggaagccaTCCACCACCATAAATGAGGGACTACCATACCAGACCGTACCAGACTTGTGGCGAGTAAAGAAAGGATTGGGTTTCCACTAGCACAGGTAACTACCAAGCTGGAAGCACTCCTCCCCGTCAACGGGCTGAGACAAGCAGAGGTTGTCCAGCAGTGGCAAGAAAGGCCAAGGTGAAATGCTTGACCTTTCCATTTGAGCTTCAACCACCCATGGAAGAAAGCCAGCCAAGAAAGAAGTTGTGAGAGGGCAGGGCTGGGGCCAGGGAAGAAAAATGAAGCGTTCAATGTCCTCCTTATGTCATCTAGCCTATTGTAAAAGACACAAATCTGAGCAGTGATGCACTAGGGCCACAGCAGGGGTGCTTTGTATGCTCATCTTCATTGATTTGGCTCATCTATTCATGAGACAGGGACATTGTTTATCCACACACCACTCGGCAAAACCAGCCATCAGTTCGCCCTGATACGCAAGGGGACCCGGGGAGAGAGCGCCACCGAGCCCACCCAGCCACCCATTTGTCCGAGCACCTGCTCACACTGACCACCTCCCAGGACTAGCGGCCATGATGCCGATGCGAGCCCGTCCACTGGCACACCGGGGGTGGCAGCTGTGTTTGGGTGCATACGGTGCAGACGGCTGCTCTTCCAGGCACAGCACCTCTGCACGGGGCGAAGATGCATGGAAGAGCTGCTGTGCCTTCATGCAGCTCTGAgcattttgacacaaatgtgCTGTGACAAGTGAGTCTGCTCCCTcataaataacatcaaaatgGAGGGAGCG
Coding sequences within it:
- the LOC131132684 gene encoding vascular endothelial zinc finger 1-like, yielding MEPSWSTFLFQQANEALHHQHQVAQNSLLPLLNAGSEPIDQKPILPIQLEQKAPPNAADLLKDNVAGGGGARPLLGIKKEHKGKTPFVCGYCNKAFRDSYHLRRHESSHTGIKMVSRPKKTAQTAPTMVPMISTMTRENNGNASYISTAAGILSTATTSVSSGAGIMASSAMGNIQQQAVPKKPAKPVKKNHGCEMCGKAFRDVYHLNRHKLSHSDEKPFECPICHQRFKRKDRMTYHVRSHDGGVHKPYVCSVCGKGFSRPDHLSCHVKHVHSSERPFKCQVTACTSAFATKDRLRSHMIRHEGKVTCSICGKMLSAAYITSHLKTHGQSNFSACNKDGSEVCNSASATPVTVTAPITTALNRGNPNNNAVTISANTVNITSPVSLQHPVTITGPVNITSVNIPATAPMNIAHPVAITTPMPMNIAGPLNIAMRPVDSMPFLSQVLPSSPPW